Proteins from one Ipomoea triloba cultivar NCNSP0323 chromosome 1, ASM357664v1 genomic window:
- the LOC116023785 gene encoding probable leucine-rich repeat receptor-like serine/threonine-protein kinase At3g14840 isoform X2, translating into MRSSIFIILIPIILFFFFNPISVEAQSGHLPPDELNALKEIGDQLGKKDWDFRLNPCDNNSNWMTPDREDMPLYTNALSCNCNFPDGICHVQSIVLRGQDLQGVLPPALVKLPFLKIIDFTRNYLSGTIPPEWASAKFENLTLTVNRLSGPIPTYLGNITSLVYLSLENNMFNGTVPPELGKLSNLQNLILNANNLIGELPKELYALTNLTELLSSNNFTGKLPSFQSWKNLQKLELQASGFEGPIPESISVLSNLIELRISDLNGGGGSRFPTLISMTSMIKLMLRSCNISGTIPNIAYMTGLQYLDLSFNNLEGGIDGLQDLAKVQFMYLTNNSLSGPIPQWILSQDSRHDIDLSYNNFDESSVPTNCRETLNLFKSYKAGESSDAAKCFLQCSKDWYSFHINCGGGDVVIGDTTYDADQDSTGFAKFVPTRENWVTSSTGVFWDRNKTLLDYTATNISLIEGNDPQLYQTARLSPLSLTYYGRCLANGNYTVKLHFAELVMRDNRSFQSLGRRIFDVYIQGERKLKDFDIEAIAQGVDKALVEQFQAVVKDKTLEVRFEYAGKGTTAVPSRGIYGPLISAISVESDFKPPRKRKTLIIAVAVASSLFLIITILCFAWWKIYIRKKTSQENELQNLDLRTGLFTLRQIKAATNNFDAANKIGEGGFGPVYKGTLLDGTIIAVKQLSSISRQGNHEFLNEIGMISCLQHPNLVKLYGCCVEGKQLLLVYEYMENNSLAHALFGPEEWIPKIDWPTRQRICVGIAKGLAFLHEESALKIVHRDIKATNVLLDKELNPKISDFGLAKLTDDGNTHIITRVAGTIGYMAPEYAMWGYLTYKADVYSFGVVALEIVAGKNNMKYRPNENFVCLLDWALVLQRKGNLMELIDPRLGSDFNKEQAIRMIKVALLCTNPSPVLRPSMSAVVSMLEGHADILEYNFDLHEFNFEVMRDNYDEMQVGSSTSSNKVEFSL; encoded by the exons ATAGGGAGGATATGCCTCTGTACACTAATGCTCTAAGTTGCAATTGTAACTTCCCTGATGGTATTTGCCATGTTCAAAGCAT AGTTTTGAGAGGACAGGATCTGCAAGGTGTTCTTCCTCCTGCCTTGGTGAAGTTACCCTTTCTCAAGATAAT CGATTTCACCCGCAACTACTTGAGTGGTACAATTCCCCCTGAATGGGCTTCTGCCAAATTTGAAAATCT AACTCTTACCGTGAATCGATTGTCTGGGCCAATTCCAACATACTTGGGAAATATAACATctcttgtatattt AAGCTTGGAGAACAATATGTTCAATGGAACTGTTCCACCCGAGCTTGGGAAACTTTCAAACTTACAGAATCT CATTCTGAATGCTAATAATCTCATAGGTGAATTGCCAAAAGAACTTTATGCTCTCACAAATTTGACAGAGTT ACTCAGTAGTAATAACTTCACTGGGAAACTACCTAGCTTTCAGAGTTGGAAAAACCTTCAAAAATT AGAGCTTCAAGCGAGTGGTTTTGAAGGGCCCATACCCGAAAGTATTTCTGTACTTTCAAATTTGATAGAACT TAGAATCAGTGATCTAAATGGAGGCGGAGGCTCCCGATTTCCTACATTAATAAGCATGACAAGCATGATAAAGTT GATGTTGAGGAGTTGTAATATTTCTGGGACGATACCTAACATAGCTTATATGACAGGCTTGCAATATCT AGATTTGAGTTTCAATAATCTAGAAGGAGGGATTGATGGTCTTCAAGATCTTGCTAAAGTGCAATTCAT GTATCTTACGAATAACTCACTTAGTGGACCGATTCCTCAGTGGATTCTAAGTCAAGATTCAAGACA TGACATAGATCTATCCTACAATAATTTTGATGAAAGCTCAGTGCCAACAAATTGTCGGGAAACCCT AAATTTGTTCAAAAGCTATAAGGCTGGAGAAAGTTC AGATGCTGCAAAGTGTTTTCTGCAATGTTCGAAGG ATTGGTATTCATTTCACATCAATTGTGGCGGAGGCGATGTTGTGATTGGTGACACTACATATGACGCGGATCAAGATTCCACTGGCTTCGCAAAATTTGTTCCCACTAGAGAGAACTGGGTAACCAGTAGTACAGGGGTCTTTTGGGATAGAAATAAAACACTGCTTGACTATACAGCAACAAATATATCTCTCATCGAGGGAAATGACCCTCAACTCTACCAGACAGCTCGCTTGTCTCCTTTGTCTCTGACTTATTATGGACGGTGTTTGGCAAATGGAAACTATACTGTGAAACTTCATTTTGCAGAGCTAGTTATGAGAGATAATAGATCGTTTCAAAGCCTTGGAAGACGCATATTCGATGTTTATATACAG GGtgaaaggaaattaaaagatTTCGATATTGAAGCCATTGCACAAGGAGTTGATAAAGCCTTGGTTGAACAATTTCAAGCAGTAGTCAAAGATAAAACTCTAGAGGTGCGTTTTGAGTATGCTGGGAAAGGAACAACAGCCGTCCCAAGTAGAGGAATATATGGCCCTTTAATATCTGCCATTTCTGTGGAATCTG ATTTCAAGCCTCCTCGAAAGAGAAAGACTTTAATTATAGCTGTTGCAGTAGCTTcttctttatttcttattataaCAATTCTCTGTTTTGCTTGGTGGAAAATCTACATCAGAAAAAAGACCTCACAGGAAAACG AACTACAAAATCTTGATCTACGAACGGGTCTATTTACCTTAAGACAAATTAAAGCCGCTACAAACAATTTTGATGCTGCAAATAAGATTGGGGAAGGTGGTTTTGGACCTGTATACAAG GGTACACTATTGGATGGTACAATTATTGCTGTGAAACAACTCTCATCCATATCAAGACAAGGAAATCATGAATTTTTGAACGAAATAGGCATGATTTCTTGTTTACAACACCCTAATCTTGTGAAACTTTATGGGTGTTGTGTTGAGGGAAAGCAACTGCTGCTGGTATATGAGTACATGGAAAACAACAGCCTTGCTCATGCTCTTTTTG GTCCCGAAGAGTGGATACCGAAAATAGATTGGCCTACTAGACAAAGAATATGTGTTGGCATCGCAAAAGGTTTAGCTTTCCTTCACGAAGAATCAGCATTAAAAATTGTTCATAGGGACATTAAAGCCACCAATGTGCTTCTTGACAAAGAACTCAATCCAAAAATTTCTGACTTTGGCCTAGCTAAACTTACGGATGATGGGAATACACACATCATTACAAGAGTTGCGGGGACAAT AGGATATATGGCTCCTGAATATGCAATGTGGGGCTACTTAACATACAAAGCCGATGTCTATAGTTTCGGAGTGGTGGCATTAGAAATTGTTGCCGGAAAGAACAACATGAAGTATCGTCCTAATGAGAACTTCGTTTGCCTTCTTGATTGg GCACTTGTTCTTCAAAGAAAAGGAAATCTAATGGAGCTAATAGATCCAAGATTGGGTTCTGATTTCAACAAAGAACAAGCAATCAGAATGATCAAAGTGGCTTTGCTTTGTACTAATCCTTCTCCAGTCCTAAGACCATCCATGTCTGCAGTAGTCAGCATGCTTGAAGGCCATGCTGATATTCTTGAGTACAATTTCGATCTACACGAATTCAATTTTGAAGTAATGAGGGACAATTATGATGAAATGCAGGTCGGCTCGAGTACTTCTTCCAACAAAGTAGAATTTTCTTTGTAA
- the LOC116023785 gene encoding probable leucine-rich repeat receptor-like serine/threonine-protein kinase At3g14840 isoform X1, whose amino-acid sequence MRSSIFIILIPIILFFFFNPISVEAQSGHLPPDELNALKEIGDQLGKKDWDFRLNPCDNNSNWMTPDREDMPLYTNALSCNCNFPDGICHVQSIVLRGQDLQGVLPPALVKLPFLKIIDFTRNYLSGTIPPEWASAKFENLTLTVNRLSGPIPTYLGNITSLVYLSLENNMFNGTVPPELGKLSNLQNLILNANNLIGELPKELYALTNLTEFRLSSNNFTGKLPSFQSWKNLQKLELQASGFEGPIPESISVLSNLIELRISDLNGGGGSRFPTLISMTSMIKLMLRSCNISGTIPNIAYMTGLQYLDLSFNNLEGGIDGLQDLAKVQFMYLTNNSLSGPIPQWILSQDSRHDIDLSYNNFDESSVPTNCRETLNLFKSYKAGESSDAAKCFLQCSKDWYSFHINCGGGDVVIGDTTYDADQDSTGFAKFVPTRENWVTSSTGVFWDRNKTLLDYTATNISLIEGNDPQLYQTARLSPLSLTYYGRCLANGNYTVKLHFAELVMRDNRSFQSLGRRIFDVYIQGERKLKDFDIEAIAQGVDKALVEQFQAVVKDKTLEVRFEYAGKGTTAVPSRGIYGPLISAISVESDFKPPRKRKTLIIAVAVASSLFLIITILCFAWWKIYIRKKTSQENELQNLDLRTGLFTLRQIKAATNNFDAANKIGEGGFGPVYKGTLLDGTIIAVKQLSSISRQGNHEFLNEIGMISCLQHPNLVKLYGCCVEGKQLLLVYEYMENNSLAHALFGPEEWIPKIDWPTRQRICVGIAKGLAFLHEESALKIVHRDIKATNVLLDKELNPKISDFGLAKLTDDGNTHIITRVAGTIGYMAPEYAMWGYLTYKADVYSFGVVALEIVAGKNNMKYRPNENFVCLLDWALVLQRKGNLMELIDPRLGSDFNKEQAIRMIKVALLCTNPSPVLRPSMSAVVSMLEGHADILEYNFDLHEFNFEVMRDNYDEMQVGSSTSSNKVEFSL is encoded by the exons ATAGGGAGGATATGCCTCTGTACACTAATGCTCTAAGTTGCAATTGTAACTTCCCTGATGGTATTTGCCATGTTCAAAGCAT AGTTTTGAGAGGACAGGATCTGCAAGGTGTTCTTCCTCCTGCCTTGGTGAAGTTACCCTTTCTCAAGATAAT CGATTTCACCCGCAACTACTTGAGTGGTACAATTCCCCCTGAATGGGCTTCTGCCAAATTTGAAAATCT AACTCTTACCGTGAATCGATTGTCTGGGCCAATTCCAACATACTTGGGAAATATAACATctcttgtatattt AAGCTTGGAGAACAATATGTTCAATGGAACTGTTCCACCCGAGCTTGGGAAACTTTCAAACTTACAGAATCT CATTCTGAATGCTAATAATCTCATAGGTGAATTGCCAAAAGAACTTTATGCTCTCACAAATTTGACAGAGTT TAGACTCAGTAGTAATAACTTCACTGGGAAACTACCTAGCTTTCAGAGTTGGAAAAACCTTCAAAAATT AGAGCTTCAAGCGAGTGGTTTTGAAGGGCCCATACCCGAAAGTATTTCTGTACTTTCAAATTTGATAGAACT TAGAATCAGTGATCTAAATGGAGGCGGAGGCTCCCGATTTCCTACATTAATAAGCATGACAAGCATGATAAAGTT GATGTTGAGGAGTTGTAATATTTCTGGGACGATACCTAACATAGCTTATATGACAGGCTTGCAATATCT AGATTTGAGTTTCAATAATCTAGAAGGAGGGATTGATGGTCTTCAAGATCTTGCTAAAGTGCAATTCAT GTATCTTACGAATAACTCACTTAGTGGACCGATTCCTCAGTGGATTCTAAGTCAAGATTCAAGACA TGACATAGATCTATCCTACAATAATTTTGATGAAAGCTCAGTGCCAACAAATTGTCGGGAAACCCT AAATTTGTTCAAAAGCTATAAGGCTGGAGAAAGTTC AGATGCTGCAAAGTGTTTTCTGCAATGTTCGAAGG ATTGGTATTCATTTCACATCAATTGTGGCGGAGGCGATGTTGTGATTGGTGACACTACATATGACGCGGATCAAGATTCCACTGGCTTCGCAAAATTTGTTCCCACTAGAGAGAACTGGGTAACCAGTAGTACAGGGGTCTTTTGGGATAGAAATAAAACACTGCTTGACTATACAGCAACAAATATATCTCTCATCGAGGGAAATGACCCTCAACTCTACCAGACAGCTCGCTTGTCTCCTTTGTCTCTGACTTATTATGGACGGTGTTTGGCAAATGGAAACTATACTGTGAAACTTCATTTTGCAGAGCTAGTTATGAGAGATAATAGATCGTTTCAAAGCCTTGGAAGACGCATATTCGATGTTTATATACAG GGtgaaaggaaattaaaagatTTCGATATTGAAGCCATTGCACAAGGAGTTGATAAAGCCTTGGTTGAACAATTTCAAGCAGTAGTCAAAGATAAAACTCTAGAGGTGCGTTTTGAGTATGCTGGGAAAGGAACAACAGCCGTCCCAAGTAGAGGAATATATGGCCCTTTAATATCTGCCATTTCTGTGGAATCTG ATTTCAAGCCTCCTCGAAAGAGAAAGACTTTAATTATAGCTGTTGCAGTAGCTTcttctttatttcttattataaCAATTCTCTGTTTTGCTTGGTGGAAAATCTACATCAGAAAAAAGACCTCACAGGAAAACG AACTACAAAATCTTGATCTACGAACGGGTCTATTTACCTTAAGACAAATTAAAGCCGCTACAAACAATTTTGATGCTGCAAATAAGATTGGGGAAGGTGGTTTTGGACCTGTATACAAG GGTACACTATTGGATGGTACAATTATTGCTGTGAAACAACTCTCATCCATATCAAGACAAGGAAATCATGAATTTTTGAACGAAATAGGCATGATTTCTTGTTTACAACACCCTAATCTTGTGAAACTTTATGGGTGTTGTGTTGAGGGAAAGCAACTGCTGCTGGTATATGAGTACATGGAAAACAACAGCCTTGCTCATGCTCTTTTTG GTCCCGAAGAGTGGATACCGAAAATAGATTGGCCTACTAGACAAAGAATATGTGTTGGCATCGCAAAAGGTTTAGCTTTCCTTCACGAAGAATCAGCATTAAAAATTGTTCATAGGGACATTAAAGCCACCAATGTGCTTCTTGACAAAGAACTCAATCCAAAAATTTCTGACTTTGGCCTAGCTAAACTTACGGATGATGGGAATACACACATCATTACAAGAGTTGCGGGGACAAT AGGATATATGGCTCCTGAATATGCAATGTGGGGCTACTTAACATACAAAGCCGATGTCTATAGTTTCGGAGTGGTGGCATTAGAAATTGTTGCCGGAAAGAACAACATGAAGTATCGTCCTAATGAGAACTTCGTTTGCCTTCTTGATTGg GCACTTGTTCTTCAAAGAAAAGGAAATCTAATGGAGCTAATAGATCCAAGATTGGGTTCTGATTTCAACAAAGAACAAGCAATCAGAATGATCAAAGTGGCTTTGCTTTGTACTAATCCTTCTCCAGTCCTAAGACCATCCATGTCTGCAGTAGTCAGCATGCTTGAAGGCCATGCTGATATTCTTGAGTACAATTTCGATCTACACGAATTCAATTTTGAAGTAATGAGGGACAATTATGATGAAATGCAGGTCGGCTCGAGTACTTCTTCCAACAAAGTAGAATTTTCTTTGTAA